A part of Cyanobacteria bacterium FACHB-DQ100 genomic DNA contains:
- a CDS encoding SDR family oxidoreductase — MRYQKNEKFKVVKDRGEKRVALVTGSTSGIGMAIAQRLAEDGFAVAFHSKSSVLAGRSLAEAYLGASYFQADLSDQSQSRGLITNVLSHHGRLDVLVNNAGISATISHSSLKEASPEIWRNLYEVNVIAPWTLIAEAENALRQASSRECPSCILNISSHAGIRPKGASIPYSVSKAALNHMTKLLALSLAPLIRVNAIAPGLVETPMSKDWTAARKLWEERSPMGRGAQPEEIAQVASMLVGSHYLTGEILISDGGLNLT; from the coding sequence ATTAGATACCAGAAAAATGAGAAATTTAAAGTTGTGAAAGATAGAGGCGAAAAAAGAGTTGCGCTTGTTACTGGTTCGACATCTGGGATAGGGATGGCGATCGCACAGCGGCTTGCTGAAGATGGCTTTGCGGTTGCTTTTCATTCCAAGTCTTCGGTGTTAGCTGGGCGGTCATTAGCGGAAGCGTATCTCGGTGCATCTTATTTTCAAGCTGATCTGTCTGACCAAAGCCAGTCTCGTGGTTTGATTACTAATGTTTTGTCGCATCACGGGCGGTTAGATGTCTTAGTCAACAATGCAGGGATTAGTGCGACGATTTCACACTCATCTCTGAAGGAAGCCTCACCGGAGATCTGGCGAAATCTCTACGAGGTCAATGTCATTGCTCCTTGGACACTGATTGCAGAGGCTGAAAACGCGCTACGTCAGGCATCAAGTCGTGAATGTCCTAGCTGCATTCTCAATATCAGTTCTCATGCTGGTATTCGTCCGAAAGGGGCCTCAATTCCGTATTCCGTGAGTAAAGCCGCTCTAAATCACATGACAAAGTTGCTCGCATTGAGTCTTGCACCATTGATTCGTGTGAATGCAATCGCGCCGGGTTTAGTTGAAACCCCGATGAGCAAGGATTGGACAGCAGCACGAAAGCTTTGGGAAGAACGATCACCGATGGGTCGTGGGGCACAACCAGAAGAGATCGCACAAGTAGCTTCGATGCTAGTTGGGAGTCACTATCTTACGGGCGAGATTTTGATTTCAGACGGAGGGCTAAATCTCACTTGA
- a CDS encoding relaxase/mobilization nuclease domain-containing protein gives MIGKIVQGKSFRGLLNYLHGKEGAQCVGGNMAGETPRELAAEFRVARALNRRLKKAVCHVSLSLPKHERLDNEQWLAIAADYITEMGYENCQYVVYRHHDQDHDHVHLAICRIRITDGKTVNDSWEKRRAETLIRSLEQQYQLESVQPSWEKLEAAPTTGEMRRFERTGELPVRVRLQAQIDQAADESLSIAQFIYELKDQGIGIRLRIAQNQRITGISYCFDDIAFSGSKLGRAYTFPGLQKHKGLHYDHATEFEATCQAADTTAPRAGIDAAIVAEFERIAERLGSSITQPRDRVDRNQAVSEFSTTDSSRTGQLPTVLKSAEPESATNEHRIIPDQSVSIPSDSNRQQPVRAANSHESRIGVAQERDDRSGAKSGSDSPIVPRLQPIVSSFAGATDQSRRQDGTTISNTDATNRADSPNDSEQNSVSSEAISERGSRDVSRDSGNADFLRSADGSDRLDSATASTVSQSESSSSTGEQQRDPTRTTRTGTAANSGQTGDSTTKEIKLNEDQQRWKRYSFGVQASNTVKLNQLVARRAFEDGQSPQAIARMLVYSPFVQEMVGKHRSSETIQAYIRQTVHEACQKEQQHQRKLQKQRAFNLET, from the coding sequence GTGATCGGTAAAATTGTTCAAGGCAAAAGTTTTCGCGGTCTTCTGAATTACTTACACGGTAAGGAAGGAGCGCAATGCGTCGGCGGTAATATGGCAGGCGAAACGCCGCGCGAATTAGCCGCAGAATTTCGAGTGGCAAGAGCATTAAATCGTCGTCTCAAGAAGGCAGTTTGTCATGTCTCTTTGTCTTTACCTAAGCATGAACGGTTAGACAATGAGCAATGGTTAGCGATCGCGGCAGATTACATTACAGAAATGGGCTACGAGAACTGTCAATATGTGGTGTATCGGCATCACGATCAAGACCATGATCATGTTCACCTCGCAATCTGTCGGATTCGGATCACAGATGGCAAGACAGTTAACGACTCCTGGGAGAAACGTCGAGCCGAAACACTGATCCGATCGTTAGAGCAGCAATATCAGCTTGAGAGTGTTCAGCCGAGTTGGGAGAAACTCGAAGCGGCTCCGACAACAGGAGAAATGCGGCGGTTCGAGCGAACGGGAGAACTGCCAGTACGAGTCCGGCTGCAAGCTCAGATTGATCAAGCGGCTGACGAAAGTTTGTCGATCGCACAATTTATTTATGAGCTAAAAGATCAAGGGATTGGGATTCGGCTTCGCATTGCTCAAAATCAACGCATTACAGGAATTAGCTATTGCTTCGATGACATTGCCTTTAGCGGCAGCAAACTCGGTCGAGCTTACACTTTTCCAGGACTTCAAAAGCACAAGGGACTCCACTATGACCACGCCACAGAATTTGAGGCAACTTGCCAAGCAGCAGACACAACCGCACCAAGAGCAGGGATTGATGCAGCCATTGTTGCAGAGTTTGAGCGAATCGCTGAACGCCTTGGAAGCTCGATTACACAACCTAGAGACAGAGTTGATCGAAACCAAGCAGTATCTGAGTTTTCTACAACAGATTCATCAAGAACTGGTCAACTGCCAACGGTGCTTAAGTCAGCAGAACCAGAATCAGCAACAAACGAACATCGAATTATCCCAGATCAATCAGTATCTATCCCATCAGACTCAAATCGACAGCAACCAGTTAGAGCAGCTAACTCGCATGAGTCAAGAATTGGCGTTGCTCAAGAACGAGACGATCGCAGTGGGGCAAAATCAGGCAGTGATTCACCGATCGTTCCACGACTTCAACCAATCGTTTCTAGTTTTGCAGGAGCGACTGACCAATCTCGAAGACAGGACGGGACAACGATTAGCAACACTGACGCAACAAACCGAGCGGATTCACCAAACGATTCCGAACAAAACAGCGTTTCCTCTGAAGCTATTTCTGAGCGGGGAAGTCGTGACGTATCGCGGGATTCTGGGAACGCTGACTTTCTCCGGAGTGCTGATGGCAGCGATCGTTTGGATTCTGCTACAGCTTCTACCGTCAGCCAATCAGAATCGAGTTCATCAACTGGTGAACAGCAGCGAGATCCGACTCGAACGACTCGAACAGGGACAGCAGCAAATTCTGGACAAACTGGGGATTCAACCACAAAAGAAATAAAGCTCAACGAAGATCAGCAGCGGTGGAAACGCTACAGCTTCGGCGTTCAAGCTAGCAATACCGTGAAGCTGAATCAACTCGTGGCAAGACGGGCATTTGAAGATGGGCAATCCCCGCAGGCGATCGCACGAATGTTAGTTTACAGCCCATTTGTGCAAGAGATGGTTGGAAAACACAGGAGTTCAGAGACAATTCAAGCCTACATCCGTCAAACCGTTCATGAAGCCTGCCAGAAAGAGCAACAGCATCAGCGGAAGCTGCAAAAGCAGCGAGCATTCAACTTGGAAACTTAA
- the mobC gene encoding plasmid mobilization relaxosome protein MobC has protein sequence MPRQRKSPTGELRTLAVPVYMSSTERQNLGERAGSLSLSEYLLMAGLGQHVPQRRQPLPVPELNRLTYLELEKIGRNLNQISKACHVAIRDGRGCNVNSDEIEAIIAMIRQLRLEVIAATIDVETEDDEL, from the coding sequence ATGCCGAGACAGCGAAAATCGCCGACTGGAGAATTGAGAACGCTGGCAGTTCCGGTGTACATGAGTTCAACAGAGCGGCAAAACTTGGGAGAGCGAGCAGGCTCACTGAGCCTGAGTGAGTATCTATTGATGGCGGGATTAGGGCAGCACGTTCCCCAGCGGCGGCAACCGCTTCCAGTTCCCGAACTCAATCGATTGACCTACTTAGAGTTAGAGAAAATTGGTCGCAATCTCAATCAAATTTCTAAAGCTTGTCATGTTGCTATTCGTGACGGGCGAGGCTGCAATGTGAACAGCGATGAAATAGAAGCGATCATTGCAATGATTCGACAGCTTCGACTCGAAGTGATTGCTGCAACGATCGACGTAGAAACTGAAGATGATGAGTTGTGA
- a CDS encoding ParM/StbA family protein, producing the protein MIDSQPDIILTIDTGTSQSKVFWKRWSQGNTELLLMGPEFLEISPDDLIDTGLSGGRPENDAFIELFNGKIYVLGMKAQQMRGKVPTGLSKYEFAAYKALAIIGAIAETANLPEQFTIALSALLPYKEYQDRKAFHDLLEHNLAGFNFRGRRYFVSPLLLEVKPEGAGLAQSRRNDAPQSFNHKNILVTMIGQRDASLLPFKQGTPQSGHGIRLGFEQLIDEIVARASLNLDAKDAGRLTEYIFEAQQNSKRLDRIARMVVTEAEVDRKVEQLQDAIAQSRNRYLRDLLDWMKSTLGQDLYEFDEVIISGGTALYFKDELEDFFAQYDLEVSWAMNLQDQIHRSLTTPIDPVLACRVSDAFGVFKLLGGKVSRLTEGMTVAR; encoded by the coding sequence ATGATTGATTCACAGCCAGACATCATTTTGACGATCGACACCGGAACCTCTCAAAGTAAAGTGTTCTGGAAACGTTGGTCGCAGGGCAACACTGAACTTTTATTGATGGGACCGGAGTTTCTGGAAATTTCCCCCGATGATCTAATCGATACCGGACTTTCTGGAGGCAGACCGGAAAATGATGCCTTCATCGAGCTGTTCAACGGCAAGATTTATGTTTTGGGCATGAAAGCACAGCAGATGCGCGGGAAAGTACCGACCGGATTGAGTAAGTACGAGTTTGCAGCTTACAAAGCTTTAGCAATCATTGGCGCGATCGCAGAAACCGCAAACCTACCCGAACAATTCACGATCGCGCTTTCAGCTCTGCTGCCCTACAAGGAATATCAAGACCGTAAAGCTTTTCATGATTTGCTGGAGCATAATCTCGCTGGCTTTAATTTCCGAGGGCGGCGCTACTTTGTTTCACCGCTACTGCTAGAAGTGAAGCCAGAAGGAGCCGGACTTGCCCAAAGTCGGCGCAACGATGCACCTCAGTCGTTTAATCACAAGAACATTCTGGTCACGATGATCGGTCAGCGAGATGCGTCATTGCTACCCTTCAAGCAAGGTACACCGCAAAGCGGTCACGGCATTCGATTAGGATTTGAGCAATTGATTGATGAGATCGTGGCGCGTGCTTCTCTAAATCTTGATGCGAAAGATGCTGGACGATTGACTGAGTACATTTTTGAAGCGCAACAGAATTCCAAACGATTAGATCGCATTGCTCGAATGGTCGTGACCGAAGCCGAAGTCGATCGCAAAGTGGAGCAGCTTCAAGACGCGATCGCGCAGTCTCGAAATCGATACCTCCGTGATTTACTGGATTGGATGAAGTCAACCTTGGGGCAAGATCTCTACGAGTTTGACGAAGTGATTATTTCTGGAGGTACAGCTTTGTATTTCAAAGACGAATTGGAAGATTTTTTCGCTCAATATGACTTAGAAGTGTCGTGGGCAATGAATCTACAAGATCAAATTCATCGATCGCTAACGACTCCAATTGATCCGGTTCTCGCTTGCCGAGTTTCGGATGCATTTGGTGTCTTCAAGCTATTGGGTGGCAAAGTCAGTAGACTGACAGAAGGAATGACGGTTGCACGTTGA